In one window of Halomarina pelagica DNA:
- a CDS encoding DUF7333 family protein, producing MEFDAKTTIGIFVVIVAVGVLGLLAMGVMETGTVLMMVLPALVVFGLLFMFLGVKHGEYRAIR from the coding sequence ATGGAGTTCGATGCCAAGACGACGATCGGTATCTTCGTCGTCATCGTCGCCGTCGGCGTGCTCGGCCTGCTGGCGATGGGCGTGATGGAGACCGGAACCGTCCTGATGATGGTCCTCCCCGCTCTCGTCGTCTTCGGGTTGCTGTTCATGTTCCTCGGCGTCAAGCACGGCGAGTACCGCGCGATCCGCTGA
- a CDS encoding nascent polypeptide-associated complex protein: protein MFGGGGGLDPRKMKQMMKQMGIEVTEIDAEEVVIRTADEDLVFTDADVQRMDAQGQATYQIVGDPESRPRAEGAAEAGSEEATGDVDADAEATDASAIPDADVQIVAQRTGASEEEARAALEAEGGDLAAAVSRLE, encoded by the coding sequence ATGTTCGGAGGCGGCGGCGGGCTCGACCCGCGCAAGATGAAACAGATGATGAAGCAGATGGGCATCGAGGTCACCGAGATCGACGCGGAGGAGGTCGTCATCCGGACGGCCGACGAGGACCTCGTGTTCACGGACGCCGACGTCCAGCGCATGGACGCCCAGGGGCAGGCCACCTACCAGATCGTGGGCGATCCCGAGTCGCGCCCGCGCGCCGAGGGTGCCGCGGAGGCGGGGTCCGAGGAAGCCACCGGCGACGTGGACGCGGACGCCGAGGCGACCGACGCGTCAGCCATCCCCGACGCCGACGTCCAGATCGTCGCCCAGCGGACGGGGGCGAGCGAGGAGGAGGCCCGGGCGGCCCTCGAAGCCGAGGGGGGCGACCTCGCCGCGGCGGTCAGCCGACTGGAGTAA
- a CDS encoding PUA domain-containing protein, giving the protein MDDDERARLRTIADYQFGAGAGAALFPDGEALAVWRSSTGRPQQVQTADETRLVSYGTDGRFTLAYAGGARLHDALGRPRVEVGEESVPFVRDGKNAFAKFVRHADADVRPGDEVLVTHAGALLAVGRAELPAAGMADFETGMAVKVRDGAGTGE; this is encoded by the coding sequence ATGGACGACGACGAGCGGGCGCGACTGCGGACGATCGCGGACTACCAGTTCGGCGCGGGGGCGGGGGCGGCGCTGTTCCCCGACGGGGAGGCGCTGGCGGTCTGGCGCTCCTCGACCGGCCGTCCCCAGCAGGTCCAGACCGCCGACGAGACGCGCCTCGTCTCCTACGGCACCGACGGTCGGTTCACGCTCGCGTACGCGGGCGGCGCGCGCCTCCACGACGCGCTCGGTCGGCCGCGCGTCGAGGTCGGCGAGGAGAGCGTCCCGTTCGTCCGCGACGGGAAGAACGCCTTCGCGAAGTTCGTCCGCCACGCGGACGCCGACGTCCGCCCCGGCGACGAGGTGCTCGTCACCCACGCGGGAGCGCTACTCGCGGTCGGCCGGGCGGAACTCCCCGCCGCCGGGATGGCGGACTTCGAGACGGGGATGGCCGTGAAGGTGCGGGACGGCGCGGGAACCGGGGAGTGA
- a CDS encoding methyltransferase domain-containing protein produces the protein MYLFVRDGREYLLAPGETLESDLGILEVPEDVSPGDTVETHLGEAFEVRDLRGPDLFAHFERTGAPMMPRDIGLVMGHTGACEGDRVLDAGTGTGVLTAYLARAGASVVTYERNPEFAEVARSNVEIAGVPDRVEVRVGDVVDDLDDLDDLGTFDLLTLDTEDAPRIVSRARDLLVSGGYVAAYVPFVEGTRAVVEAAREADLDEIETYETLQREMDFDARGSRPSTAGVGHTGYLVFARI, from the coding sequence GTGTACCTGTTCGTCCGCGACGGACGCGAGTACCTGCTCGCGCCGGGCGAGACGCTCGAGAGCGACCTCGGTATCCTGGAGGTACCCGAGGACGTCTCGCCCGGCGACACGGTCGAGACCCATCTCGGCGAGGCGTTCGAGGTGCGCGACCTGCGCGGGCCGGACCTGTTTGCCCACTTCGAGCGGACGGGCGCGCCGATGATGCCGCGCGACATCGGCCTCGTCATGGGCCACACCGGGGCCTGCGAGGGCGACCGCGTCCTCGACGCCGGGACCGGAACGGGCGTGCTGACCGCTTACCTCGCCCGCGCCGGCGCGTCGGTCGTCACCTACGAGCGAAACCCCGAGTTCGCGGAGGTGGCGCGCTCGAACGTGGAGATCGCTGGCGTCCCGGATCGGGTGGAGGTACGCGTCGGGGACGTGGTCGACGACCTCGACGACCTCGACGACCTCGGGACGTTCGACCTCCTGACGCTCGACACCGAGGACGCCCCGCGGATCGTCTCGCGAGCGCGGGATCTGCTCGTGTCGGGCGGTTACGTCGCCGCATACGTCCCGTTCGTCGAGGGGACGAGGGCGGTCGTCGAGGCCGCGCGGGAGGCCGATCTCGACGAGATCGAGACCTACGAGACGCTCCAGCGGGAGATGGACTTCGACGCCCGCGGCTCGCGCCCCTCGACGGCCGGCGTCGGCCACACCGGCTACCTCGTGTTCGCCCGCATCTGA